In Vitis vinifera cultivar Pinot Noir 40024 chromosome 17, ASM3070453v1, one genomic interval encodes:
- the LOC100266238 gene encoding trihelix transcription factor ASR3 isoform X1, whose protein sequence is MAPEHSDVHENAVGVGVGVSNGIDGGDDKNKVARHPRWTRQETFVLIQGKKIAENRVRRGRRSSSAFGSDQVEPKWDSVSSYCRRHGVNRGPVQCRKRWSNLVGDFKKIKTWESEVREDAESFWVLRNDLRRERKLPGFFDREVYDVLDGRAFSATAFPLALVSAMPDVKSSDGMEPVAVAVEAEEEEGEEEEEEEEAVFDSGRQAAAEDGLFSDSEQLGQEEASGSLEKETTAATESPTQTTPIPLPISERKFQKFYQGCTSQGKQKGKQHCSDAWTGPMSEERWKRRRVSVDGCAETNMEEQLIKVLERNSKRLNAQLEAQNVNSQLDRDQRKDHANSLVAALSKLTDAIVRIADKL, encoded by the exons ATGGCGCCGGAGCATAGCGACGTGCATGAGAATGctgtgggggtgggggtgggggtgtcCAATGGGATTGATGGAGGTGATGATAAGAATAAAGTAGCCAGGCATCCTCGGTGGACCAGACAGGAAACGTTTGTCCTCATTCAAGGGAAGAAGATTGCAGAGAATCGGGTTAGGAGGGGGAGGAGATCCTCTTCTGCTTTTGGGTCCGACCAGGTGGAACCCAAGTGGGATTCAGTCTCATCTTATTGCAGAAGGCATGGTGTCAACAGGGGTCCTGTCCAGTGCCGGAAGAGGTGGAGCAATCTCGTTGGGGACTTCAAGAAGATCAAAACATGGGAGTCTGAGGTCAGGGAGGATGCTGAATCGTTCTGGGTGTTGAGGAATGATTTGAGGAGGGAGAGGAAGTTGCCGGGCTTCTTTGATAGGGAGGTTTACGATGTCTTGGATGGAAGGGCGTTTAGTGCAACAGCCTTCCCGCTGGCGCTGGTCTCTGCAATGCCAGATGTGAAGAGCAGCGATGGAATGGAGCCTGTGGCAGTGGCTGTGGAGGcagaggaggaggagggggaggaggaagaggaggaggaggaagcaGTTTTCGACAGCGGTAGACAGGCTGCAGCAGAAGACGGTCTGTTTTCGGATTCTGAACAGTTGGGGCAGGAGGAAGCCAGTGGGAGTTTGGAGAAGGAAACCACTGCTGCTACAGAGAGTCCTACACAGACAACCCCTATACCATTGCCTATTTCAG AGAGGAAGTTTCAAAAGTTCTATCAGGGATGCACCTCTCAAG GAAAACAGAAAGGAAAACAACACTGCTCAGATGCTTGGACAGGACCTATGTCTGAGGAGAGGTGGAAGCGAAGGCGGGTTTCGGTGGACGGGTGTGCGGAAACTAACATGGAAGAGCAGCTGATCAAAGTTCTGGAAAGAAATAGTAAAAGGCTCAATGCACAACTTGAAGCTCAGAATGTAAACTCTCAACTGGATAGGGATCAGAGGAAGGATCATGCCAACAGTTTAGTTGCTGCTCTGAGTAAGCTCACAGATGCTATAGTAAGAATTGCTGATAAATTATAG
- the LOC100266238 gene encoding trihelix transcription factor ASR3 isoform X2, whose amino-acid sequence MAPEHSDVHENAVGVGVGVSNGIDGGDDKNKVARHPRWTRQETFVLIQGKKIAENRVRRGRRSSSAFGSDQVEPKWDSVSSYCRRHGVNRGPVQCRKRWSNLVGDFKKIKTWESEVREDAESFWVLRNDLRRERKLPGFFDREVYDVLDGRAFSATAFPLALVSAMPDVKSSDGMEPVAVAVEAEEEEGEEEEEEEEAVFDSGRQAAAEDGLFSDSEQLGQEEASGSLEKETTAATESPTQTTPIPLPISERKFQKFYQGCTSQGVH is encoded by the exons ATGGCGCCGGAGCATAGCGACGTGCATGAGAATGctgtgggggtgggggtgggggtgtcCAATGGGATTGATGGAGGTGATGATAAGAATAAAGTAGCCAGGCATCCTCGGTGGACCAGACAGGAAACGTTTGTCCTCATTCAAGGGAAGAAGATTGCAGAGAATCGGGTTAGGAGGGGGAGGAGATCCTCTTCTGCTTTTGGGTCCGACCAGGTGGAACCCAAGTGGGATTCAGTCTCATCTTATTGCAGAAGGCATGGTGTCAACAGGGGTCCTGTCCAGTGCCGGAAGAGGTGGAGCAATCTCGTTGGGGACTTCAAGAAGATCAAAACATGGGAGTCTGAGGTCAGGGAGGATGCTGAATCGTTCTGGGTGTTGAGGAATGATTTGAGGAGGGAGAGGAAGTTGCCGGGCTTCTTTGATAGGGAGGTTTACGATGTCTTGGATGGAAGGGCGTTTAGTGCAACAGCCTTCCCGCTGGCGCTGGTCTCTGCAATGCCAGATGTGAAGAGCAGCGATGGAATGGAGCCTGTGGCAGTGGCTGTGGAGGcagaggaggaggagggggaggaggaagaggaggaggaggaagcaGTTTTCGACAGCGGTAGACAGGCTGCAGCAGAAGACGGTCTGTTTTCGGATTCTGAACAGTTGGGGCAGGAGGAAGCCAGTGGGAGTTTGGAGAAGGAAACCACTGCTGCTACAGAGAGTCCTACACAGACAACCCCTATACCATTGCCTATTTCAG AGAGGAAGTTTCAAAAGTTCTATCAGGGATGCACCTCTCAAG GAGTTCATTGA
- the LOC100243913 gene encoding magnesium protoporphyrin IX methyltransferase, chloroplastic has product MALSPTFSPPVCFKKNTTFSPNTPKFHKPTTKTPTQTLSAIPPISTAADLSAVAVPFDGTTLAVIGGGSVAALAAVLSLTDPERRRQLQAEEVGGGDKEVVKEYFNNSGFQRWKKIYGETDDVNKVQLDIRLGHSKTVENVMKMLTDERSLEGVTVCDAGCGTGCLSIPLAKQGAIVTASDISAAMVAEAEKQAREELLSGRDDGLPAPVMPKFEVKDLESLDGKYHTVVCLDVLIHYPQSKADGMIAHLASLAEKRLILSFAPKTFYYDLLKRVGELFPGPSKATRAYLHAEADVERALQKVGWRIRKRGLITTQFYFAKLVEAVPA; this is encoded by the exons ATGGCGCTGTCTCCGACTTTCTCACCCCCTGTTTGTTTCAAGAAAAACACTACGTTCTCTCCAAACACCCCCAAATTCCACAAACCCACTACCAAGACCCCAACCCAAACCCTCTCCGCTATTCCCCCAATCTCCACCGCGGCCGACCTCTCCGCTGTGGCCGTGCCATTTGATGGAACCACTCTTGCAGTCATCGGAGGCGGCTCGGTGGCCGCCCTCGCCGCGGTTCTGTCGCTCACTGACCCGGAGAGGCGGCGGCAGCTGCAGGCGGAGGAGGTGGGAGGCGGGGACAAGGAGGTTGTGAAGGAGTATTTCAACAACTCGGGGTTTCAGAGGTGGAAGAAGATCTATGGAGAAACCGACGATGTGAACAAGGTTCAGCTGGATATTCGGCTAGGCCACTCCAAGACTGTGGAGAATGTGATGAAGATGTTGACGGACGAAAGGTCGCTCGAAGGGGTTACTGTATGTGACGCTGGGTGTGGCACGGGCTGTCTCTCTATTCCTTTGGCCAAACAGGGTGCCATTGTGACGGCCAGTGATATCTCTGCTGCCATGGTTGCTGAAGCTGAGAAACAG GCTAGGGAAGAGCTTCTTAGTGGGAGGGATGATGGCCTGCCAGCACCAGTGATGCCAAAATTTGAAGTGAAGGATTTAGAAAGTTTGGATGGGAAATACCACACAGTTGTTTGCCTGGATGTTTTGATTCATTATCCACAGAGTAAGGCTGATGGGATGATCGCACACCTTGCTTCCTTGGCTGAGAAGCGGCTAATTCTAAGCTTTGCACCCAAGACATTCTATTATGATCTGTTGAAGAGGGTAGGCGAGTTGTTCCCAGGGCCTTCAAAGGCAACGAGGGCTTATCTCCATGCTGAGGCAGACGTGGAGAGGGCGTTGCAGAAGGTGGGTTGGAGGATAAGGAAGAGAGGCCTAATCACTACACAGTTTTACTTTGCAAAGCTAGTTGAGGCTGTCCCTGCTTAG